A genomic stretch from Caldalkalibacillus salinus includes:
- the fabI gene encoding enoyl-ACP reductase FabI, producing MNQLLEGKTYVVMGVANKRSIAWAIAQALHRSGARLIFTYQGERLEKNVRDLASTLERDDSLLFPCDVTKDEDIQDTFKQIKESVGVIHGLAHCIAFAKTEELEGDFVDTSREGYHLAQDISSYSLVAVSQAAREVMSEGGSIVTLTYLGGERVVPNYNVMGVAKAALDASVRYLAHDLGKDNIRVNAISAGPIRTLAAKGIKDFNSILKTIEERAPLRRTITQEEVGKSALYLFSDLSSAVTGEILHVDAGYNILGS from the coding sequence ATGAATCAACTATTAGAAGGAAAAACATACGTCGTCATGGGCGTGGCGAACAAGCGTAGTATCGCCTGGGCGATTGCACAAGCGTTACATCGATCTGGTGCACGATTAATTTTTACATATCAAGGAGAAAGACTAGAAAAAAACGTGAGAGACCTTGCCAGTACACTTGAGCGTGACGATTCGTTACTTTTCCCTTGTGACGTGACGAAGGATGAGGATATCCAAGACACGTTTAAACAGATCAAAGAGTCTGTTGGTGTCATTCATGGGCTGGCACATTGTATCGCCTTTGCAAAGACGGAAGAACTCGAAGGGGATTTCGTCGATACGTCTAGAGAAGGCTATCATCTCGCACAAGATATCAGCTCTTACTCTCTAGTAGCCGTTTCCCAAGCTGCTCGTGAAGTCATGTCTGAAGGCGGTAGTATCGTGACCTTGACTTACCTTGGAGGCGAGCGAGTGGTACCGAATTACAACGTCATGGGCGTGGCCAAAGCGGCACTTGATGCCAGCGTGAGATACCTTGCACATGATCTAGGTAAAGATAACATCCGTGTTAACGCCATATCAGCAGGGCCAATCCGTACTTTAGCGGCTAAAGGAATTAAAGACTTTAACAGTATCCTAAAGACCATAGAAGAACGCGCACCGTTACGCCGTACGATCACGCAAGAAGAAGTTGGTAAGTCTGCTTTATATCTATTTAGTGATCTGTCTAGTGCCGTAACGGGTGAAATCCTACACGTAGACGCAGGGTACAACATCCTTGGCAGCTAA
- a CDS encoding glycerophosphodiester phosphodiesterase — protein MQLKSRSSVYSKYNKKKKKTFTWKRFLFAVLTFTLIYLALFLIVVPERAYKPVLNQDDRPLIISYRGGGSPLAPENTLVAFERSKNLGVDMIHFNVRMSKDGHLVVIHNETVDETTDGEGKVANLTLEELQSLDAAYRFKDIRGNYIYRNQGIVIPTVEQVFKEFSDMRMIIEIQDIESEDEDESPTMVEEKLVELIDRYNMHNKVVLYSASNGVMESLRSIAGDQVAYGASTQEVTRFATLHKLFLNRVYRPQSDVLIIPQNYSIFNLTEQRLIDGAHTLNMSVFYTDVNQERELSTLIDKGANGIMTDRPDMMKRVLSEMGYLE, from the coding sequence ATGCAACTAAAAAGCCGCTCAAGCGTTTATTCTAAATATAACAAGAAAAAAAAGAAGACATTCACATGGAAACGGTTCCTCTTCGCTGTTTTAACATTTACACTCATTTATCTCGCTCTATTTCTCATCGTGGTACCTGAACGTGCGTATAAGCCTGTGCTTAATCAGGATGACCGTCCGCTCATTATCTCTTATAGGGGTGGTGGGTCACCATTAGCACCTGAAAATACACTAGTGGCTTTTGAAAGGTCTAAAAATTTGGGTGTGGACATGATACATTTCAACGTCAGAATGAGCAAAGATGGCCATCTGGTCGTCATTCATAATGAAACGGTTGACGAAACCACAGATGGAGAAGGGAAAGTCGCTAATCTAACTTTAGAAGAGCTGCAAAGTTTGGATGCGGCATACAGATTTAAAGATATCAGGGGAAACTATATCTACCGTAATCAGGGCATCGTCATCCCCACAGTAGAACAAGTGTTTAAAGAATTTAGCGACATGCGTATGATCATAGAAATTCAGGACATTGAGTCCGAAGATGAAGACGAGTCGCCGACGATGGTGGAAGAAAAATTAGTTGAGCTCATAGACCGTTATAACATGCATAACAAGGTTGTACTATACTCTGCGTCAAACGGGGTGATGGAAAGTTTACGATCCATAGCAGGGGATCAGGTTGCTTATGGCGCTTCGACCCAGGAAGTGACCCGATTTGCCACCTTGCACAAATTATTCCTGAACAGAGTATACCGGCCCCAGAGTGATGTACTTATCATTCCGCAAAACTACAGTATCTTTAACCTGACTGAGCAACGTCTCATTGACGGCGCGCATACACTTAATATGAGTGTATTTTACACGGATGTTAATCAGGAGCGAGAACTGAGCACACTAATAGATAAAGGGGCCAATGGAATCATGACGGATCGCCCCGATATGATGAAAAGAGTTCTTAGTGAGATGGGGTATTTAGAATGA
- a CDS encoding PHP domain-containing protein, whose product MNRVDLHTHTTASDGTNQPQENVRLAKEKGLQAIAITDHDTVNGIKEAMQAGSDFGVEVIPGIEISTLSKGQDIHVLGYFVDYQSTAFVEEVEELRDVRRKRNRMMITRMQELGIAITMDEVAQKQTKQGGNIGRPHMAEVLMEKGVVSSMEEAFETYLGKEGKAYINPPRISPEEGVKLILCYGGVPVLAHPGLYDQDELIDDLVKVGLKGIEVNHPDHSEAEVKKYHKMAQERQLLVTGGSDYHGVRHGEVFHGDLGSQPVTEEHLSELKKVHEQIN is encoded by the coding sequence ATGAACAGAGTGGATTTGCATACACATACAACGGCTTCAGACGGAACTAATCAACCTCAGGAAAACGTACGTTTAGCCAAAGAGAAGGGACTGCAAGCCATCGCTATTACGGACCATGATACGGTCAACGGGATCAAGGAAGCGATGCAAGCGGGCTCAGATTTTGGTGTTGAAGTCATTCCTGGTATAGAGATCAGCACATTGTCCAAAGGGCAAGACATCCACGTCTTAGGTTATTTCGTCGATTACCAATCTACTGCCTTTGTAGAAGAGGTAGAAGAGCTACGGGATGTCAGGCGTAAAAGGAATCGTATGATGATCACGCGTATGCAAGAATTAGGCATCGCTATCACTATGGATGAGGTCGCGCAGAAGCAAACAAAACAGGGAGGCAACATTGGTCGCCCACATATGGCTGAGGTGTTGATGGAAAAAGGTGTGGTTTCTTCAATGGAGGAAGCGTTTGAAACCTATCTAGGTAAGGAAGGCAAGGCGTATATCAACCCACCTCGTATTTCTCCAGAAGAAGGTGTGAAGCTGATTCTGTGTTATGGTGGGGTCCCTGTGCTTGCTCACCCCGGGTTATACGATCAGGATGAGCTCATAGATGATCTCGTTAAAGTCGGTCTGAAAGGGATTGAAGTAAACCATCCCGATCACTCAGAAGCGGAGGTCAAGAAATACCATAAGATGGCCCAGGAACGTCAGCTATTAGTCACCGGTGGGTCAGACTATCATGGCGTACGTCATGGTGAAGTATTCCATGGAGATTTGGGTTCACAGCCAGTTACAGAGGAGCATTTGTCTGAGCTTAAGAAGGTCCATGAGCAAATCAATTAA
- a CDS encoding GNAT family N-acetyltransferase yields MGNDTFDVKHVQTDQQQQDAFHVRHEVFVQEQQVPAELEVDEHEDNSEHVVAYDQTHQPVGAGRLRPISNTAGKVERVSVMKRLRGEGLGFQIMKKIEEVAQKKGLTELILHAQAHAEDFYLRLGYETVSEPFEEAGIEHVKMKKEL; encoded by the coding sequence ATGGGCAATGACACATTCGATGTGAAACATGTTCAAACGGACCAACAGCAGCAAGATGCTTTCCACGTACGGCATGAAGTGTTTGTACAAGAACAACAAGTTCCAGCAGAGCTAGAGGTAGATGAACATGAAGATAACAGCGAGCATGTTGTGGCGTACGACCAAACACATCAACCTGTCGGCGCAGGTCGACTCCGCCCTATCTCTAATACTGCTGGAAAGGTTGAACGCGTCAGTGTTATGAAACGTCTTCGCGGCGAGGGGTTAGGCTTTCAAATCATGAAAAAAATTGAGGAAGTGGCCCAGAAAAAAGGGTTAACGGAGCTTATACTTCACGCCCAAGCCCATGCAGAAGACTTTTATCTCAGATTGGGCTACGAGACAGTATCTGAGCCCTTTGAGGAAGCGGGTATCGAGCATGTCAAAATGAAAAAAGAGTTGTAG